GATTGCTTTTTGAGTCGATGCCCCGAGAAAACGTGATAACGCGGTCAGTCGGCCGGTAAGCCTTTGGATGTCTTTAAGGTTTTTGGGGCTTGTCATCTCGAGGACGGCACGACATTTCTCCGAGTTTGCTTCGACTCCGCGTTGCGTTATCATGAAGCCGAGGAACTTTCCTGCTTCCATtccgaaggtgcattttgccgGGTTGAGCCGCATTTGGTGCTTTCGTAGGGTGTTCATTATGACCTTGAGGTCATTGGTTAGTTCCTCACCGGATTCAGTCTTGGCGAGCATATCGTCTATGTAGACTTCTAATTTGTTTCCGAACAGGTCTCGAAATATTTTGTTAACAAGTCTTTGATAGGTGGCTTCGGCGTTTTTTAAACCGAAGGGCATCACTGTGTAGCAGTAAGTTCCGTCCGGGGTGATGAACGCTGTTTTTTCTTCGTCTGGTCGGTGCATCGGGATCTGGTTGTAGCCGGAATACGCATCCATGAAGCTGAGGTATCGGTGGCCGGATGCAGCATCTACTAATCCGTCGATGTTTGGTAGGGGAAAGGCGTcctttgggcaggctttgttgaggtccgtgtagtcgacgcacattcgTCATTTCCCGTTAGATTTCCTTACTAGTACGACGTTGGCTAGCCAGGTTGTGTAGGGGAGTTCCCGGATGAAGTTGGCTTCGAGTAGGACTTTGACTTGATTTTTGACTTCGGCGGCTTGGTCTGGTGACATTTTTCGTCTCCTTTGTGCCACTGGCTTAGCTTGGGGGTCCACGGCTAGGTGGTGGGACATTAGGTCGGGGTTTATCCCCGGCATATCGGCTAGTGTAAATGCGAACAGTCTCTATTCTGTTTCAGGAGTTGGGAGAGTTCTTCTTTAAGATCGTACGGGAGGTTTCTGTTAATGAATATGTATTCCTCTTTGGTTGGCCCTATTTGTAGCTTTTCCATGTCTCCTTCTTGTTCTGGCCTAGGTTGGCCGTCTTGTCGTGCATCTAGGTCGGCTAGGAATATTCCGGCCGCATCCCGAGATTTTTTCCTTAGGGCGAGGCTGGTGTTGTCGCATTCGGCTGCGACCTCTCGGTCTCCGTGAATGGTACCGACGGAGCCGTCGTCGGTTCTGAACTTCATCAGGAGGTATTTGGTGAAGATGACTGCAGAGAAGTCATTGATTGTTTTTCTTCCGAGAATCACGTTATATGCTGTGGAGTCTTTTAGGACTACGAATTCAGATAGgattgttttttttcttattgcTCGTTCCTATGGTGATGGGGAGGGTAATTGAGCCATCTGGTTTGAGAAAGTTGTCGCCGAGTCCCGTGACGCCGTGGCGGTGTGTTTGGAGGTTGTCCTTACGGagtccgagtttgtcgaaggctcCTCGGAAAAGGATGTTGGAGTCTGCGCCGGTGTCTACCAGTATTCTTCGTACCAGTCCTGTTCCGATTCTGGCTGAGATGACGAAAGGGGCATCTTCGGCCGAGGTGCCGTGTTGGCAGTCCTCTGGTAAGAATGTTATCGTATTGTCGGTCGCGGTGATTGGGGCTTGGTTTCTGACGGCCATTACCTTGagatcttttttcattgtgAGTTTTGACTTGCTCGGTACGTCCTTGCCCGTGATGATGTTCACTATGATGGTCGGGTCTTCCTCTGGGCTCTCCCTAGGGTGTAGCTTTTGAGTTCTCGGGTTACGCCCTTCTCTTTCCGGCGATTTGTCTCTTTCCGGGCGTCTCGGTTCTCTGATGATTTTGGCGAATTCCGGAAGTTTGCCGTCTCGTATGGCTTGTTCGAGAGCGTCTTTAAGGTCGAAACAATCCTGTGTTTTGTGGCCGTAACCTCGGTGGTAGTCACAGTAGAGGGTTTTGTTGCCTCCTGTCCTTTCTTTGAGTTGTCGGGCTCTGGGGATGATGCCTCGATCTGCTATTTGATGGTATATCTCCGAAATTGGTGCTGTTAGGGGCGTGTAATTAGAGAATTTGCCTATTCTCGGTGGTCGGTTGGCTGGTCTGGGGTGGTCCCGTTGATTTTCTTTGGGTGTTGGGTTATGACGGGGAGCCGAATTACCGTGTTGGGCGGTGGCGTGCTGCCGCTTGTTGGCAGCGACGATCTGGCTGACTTGTTCGTCGTTAATGTAGTCCTTGGCGATGTTCTGGATTTCGTGCATGGTCCATACTGGTTTAGTAGTGAGGTGCTTGCGGAAATCTTCGTTCATGAGCCCGTTGGTTAGGCAAAGGCTTGCAACGGAGTCCGTGAGTCCGTCGACCGTTAGGCATTCATCGTTGAAGCGGTCGAGGTATTTCCTTGTGGACTCTTCTTGCCTTTGTGTGACCCCTAACAAGCTGATGGGGTGTTTGGCTTTGGCGATTCTGGTCATGAATTGGGCCATGAATTTTCGTGTTATGTCATGGAAGCTGGCTATGGATCCGTTCGGGAGTCCGTTGAACCATTTGATCGCCGGTCCGGCAAGGGTTACCGGGAAGGCTCTGCATCGGACTGCGTCGGCCTCTCCTTCTAAGTCCATTCTGGCTTCGAAGGCTATTAGATGTTCCTAAGGGTCCTTGGTTCCATCATATTTCATGTCGGTGGGTTTGTCGAAACCTTTGGGAAGTTTCGCTCTTAAGACTCTTTCTATGAAGGGTGTAGCTCCTATTATGGTGTGGTTGTTTCTCGTGCGTTTGGTGTTTCGGTATCTCCGGTCCTCGTCCGAATCGTGTTGACGACTTAGATCATGGGAAGCGCTGCGGTGGTGTTTCTTGTTGTATCGCCGTTCTGGCGACTTCTCGTGTCGGTGGTGGCGTGAGATGCTGCGACCATCTGTCCTATCGTGTTGTCGGGTTGGCGACCTGCCGCGATGGGACTTTGACCTGGAAGTTGCCTGGCTTCCGTGTTCGTTGTcgtgtttttctcttttggtCAGTTTGCCTTCAAGTTCCTGGACCCGGAGGCAGAGGTCCTGGATGATCTGTGCCGCTTTGTCCCTGGCTTTCTCGGGATGTCACGGGTCCGTGATGACGTGTTCGTTTGTTTGGTGGACAGTACTTGCTACTCTTGCTTGGTTTGTGACTTCTTGGTATTCTGAGGCCGGACGATGCGGTAAGGAGTCATCCTGGCTCGATGGGTTCTCCTCCAGGATGCCCTCCATCCGGTTCGACTGTCGCaggtccccacagacggcgccaatgtacaAGATGTCTCTGGTACGGTTTAGGAGGAGGATCGAGAACCCGCGGGTTGAGCGGATGTCGGACGGTCCAGTCGAAGCGGAGgggaggtacctgcaaagacactccgacgctcaagtcagaatggatctaAGAGGTAGAAAGTGTGAGGGATGAATGAATACCTGGGGGACTTGGGTCCTCTTAT
The genomic region above belongs to Arachis duranensis cultivar V14167 chromosome 3, aradu.V14167.gnm2.J7QH, whole genome shotgun sequence and contains:
- the LOC107477942 gene encoding uncharacterized protein LOC107477942 — encoded protein: MDLEGEADAVRCRAFPVTLAGPAIKWFNGLPNGSIASFHDITRKFMAQFMTRIAKAKHPISLLGVTQRQEESTRKYLDRFNDECLTVDGLTDSVASLCLTNGLMNEDFRKHLTTKPVWTMHEIQNIAKDYINDEQVSQIVAANKRQHATAQHGNSAPRHNPTPKENQRDHPRPANRPPRIGKFSNYTPLTAPISEIYHQIADRGIIPRARQLKERTGGNKTLYCDYHRGYGHKTQDCFDLKDALEQAIRDGKLPEFAKIIREPRRPERDKSPEREGRNPRTQKLHPRESPEEDPTIIVNIITGKDVPSKSKLTMKKDLKVMAVRNQAPITATDNTITFLPEDCQHGTSAEDAPFVISARIGTGLVRRILVDTGADSNILFRGAFDKLGLRKDNLQTHRHGVTGLGDNFLKPDGSITLPITIGTSNKKKNNPI